The following proteins are encoded in a genomic region of Verrucomicrobiia bacterium:
- a CDS encoding glycosyltransferase, whose product MEPREFLLQNPLPLIGNWAKSTHAQHNRLSVGSYRREPARMISVIIPAHNEQDYLGRTLEALRRQNYGWFEIIVVANGCVDGTAEVARGRCHRLIVLSQKNLGMARNLGARLARGELLLFLDADTTLEPMALRRIAEVFSTADAAGTLKGCPDGNRLAYRLIYVLKNLVHRCSLHPGSSGVILCWKEHFVRVGGFDEGLEVRENSELIKRLKRFGHYRYVGDISAVTSMRRYEQRGVGRVVWLWIKLWAQSLLGDLHQKHYEAVR is encoded by the coding sequence ATGGAGCCACGCGAATTCCTGCTGCAAAACCCGCTGCCGCTAATCGGCAATTGGGCCAAATCCACCCACGCACAACATAACCGATTGTCTGTTGGCTCGTACCGCCGTGAGCCGGCCCGGATGATTTCGGTTATCATCCCGGCGCATAATGAGCAGGATTATCTCGGGCGCACTTTGGAGGCCCTGCGCCGGCAGAACTACGGCTGGTTCGAGATCATCGTGGTCGCCAATGGCTGCGTGGATGGGACCGCCGAGGTTGCCCGGGGGCGCTGCCATCGGCTGATCGTGCTATCGCAGAAAAACCTGGGCATGGCCCGCAACCTGGGCGCCCGCCTGGCTCGCGGCGAGCTGTTGCTCTTTCTCGACGCAGACACCACCCTCGAACCGATGGCCTTGCGCAGGATCGCCGAGGTCTTTTCCACCGCCGATGCGGCCGGCACACTCAAAGGCTGCCCAGATGGGAATCGGCTGGCGTATCGGCTTATCTATGTATTGAAGAATCTCGTTCATCGCTGCTCGCTTCATCCCGGCAGTTCGGGCGTCATCCTTTGCTGGAAGGAACATTTCGTGCGGGTCGGTGGGTTTGACGAGGGTCTCGAAGTGCGTGAGAACAGCGAACTGATCAAGCGCCTCAAGCGGTTCGGGCACTATAGGTACGTGGGCGACATCAGCGCGGTTACCTCGATGCGGCGCTATGAACAACGCGGCGTCGGGCGTGTCGTCTGGCTCTGGATAAAGCTCTGGGCCCAATCTCTCCTGGGGGATTTGCACCAAAAGCATTACGAGGCAGTGCGGTGA